GTGCTTCTCACCCTCTTCTTCATCTGTTGCCATTGCTGCTGTAGCCGGCCACCCAAGAGCAACCAACAgccagaacagaacaagaagaaaaagaaaaagaagaagaagaagaagaagaaagatgaagaccTCTGGATCTCTGCTCAGCCCAAGCTCCTGCAGATGGAGAAGAGGCCATCACTGCCTGTCTAGTGAGCAAGGAAGCAGAGTGGAGCCAAACCTCTGTCCAACCACAGAGACTTAGAGGAGCCTTTAAAGTGATGCATTTACGCCCACAGATTACTCAACCAAGGGACAGACTTCAGACTGAGCATCCCAATGGACCGAGTGTATAGACAATTCTTACACTGTCTTGGCAGCTATGTGTCCGATAAC
This is a stretch of genomic DNA from Rattus rattus isolate New Zealand chromosome 10, Rrattus_CSIRO_v1, whole genome shotgun sequence. It encodes these proteins:
- the Kiaa0040 gene encoding uncharacterized protein KIAA0040 homolog, yielding MERNSTFFDSVWETILTRHERGVFNTVCLAVLLGLPLVVLLTLFFICCHCCCSRPPKSNQQPEQNKKKKKKKKKKKKKDEDLWISAQPKLLQMEKRPSLPV